The Streptomyces sp. Je 1-332 genome has a window encoding:
- a CDS encoding anthrone oxygenase family protein, producing MIEGPYFVLVVLGALACGLVAGAFVAFSTFVMRGLAALPPAQGIAAMQSINVKAVTAGFMTVFMGAAGLSAVVAVVTFVLWPDHGTVELLLGSALYLFGSFGVTIAANVPRNDALAKLDPQAPENADRWRTYVREWTMWNHIRVGASLAAAASFILALT from the coding sequence ATGATCGAGGGACCGTATTTTGTGCTCGTCGTCCTGGGCGCGCTCGCCTGCGGCCTCGTCGCGGGCGCGTTCGTCGCGTTCTCGACCTTCGTGATGCGGGGCCTCGCCGCGCTGCCCCCGGCGCAAGGCATCGCGGCCATGCAGTCGATCAACGTCAAGGCGGTCACCGCCGGGTTCATGACCGTGTTCATGGGCGCCGCCGGCCTCAGCGCGGTCGTCGCCGTCGTCACCTTCGTGCTCTGGCCCGACCACGGCACCGTCGAGCTGCTGCTCGGCAGCGCGCTGTATCTGTTCGGGTCGTTCGGGGTGACCATCGCCGCGAACGTCCCCCGCAACGACGCCCTCGCCAAGCTCGACCCGCAGGCCCCGGAGAACGCGGACCGCTGGCGCACGTACGTTCGTGAATGGACCATGTGGAACCACATCCGGGTCGGAGCCTCCCTGGCCGCGGCGGCATCCTTCATCCTCGCCCTGACCTAG
- a CDS encoding pseudouridine-5'-phosphate glycosidase, translating to MSDEVAAGEVVPGVVVSDEVQAAVVNQRPVVALESTIIAHGLPRPRNLQVARELEEVVREEGAVPATIAVLDGRPHVGLDKRQLERVANEDGIRKLGHRDLALAVAAGASGATTVSATALLAARAGVRVFATGGLGGVHREWAVTQDESADLALLARTRITVVCAGVKSILDVAATLQRLETLGVAVAGYGTDRFPGFYLTDSGHPVDWTLRTPAEVAAVMRAQDAVGGPESALLVANPVPETAQLDPALHARVLAESLEACTEQGITGQAVTPFLLDQLMRRTDGASLNANLAAVRGNVRLAGRIAGAWGER from the coding sequence ATGTCCGACGAGGTGGCGGCCGGCGAGGTGGTGCCCGGCGTGGTGGTGTCCGACGAGGTGCAGGCGGCTGTGGTGAACCAGCGGCCCGTCGTCGCCCTGGAGTCCACGATCATCGCGCACGGGCTGCCGCGCCCCCGCAATCTCCAGGTCGCGCGTGAACTCGAAGAGGTCGTACGGGAGGAGGGCGCCGTCCCCGCGACGATCGCCGTCCTGGACGGGCGGCCCCATGTCGGCCTGGACAAGCGGCAGTTGGAACGTGTCGCGAACGAGGACGGCATCCGCAAGCTGGGCCACCGCGACCTGGCCCTCGCGGTCGCGGCGGGCGCGAGCGGGGCGACGACGGTCTCCGCGACGGCGCTGCTCGCCGCGCGGGCGGGCGTACGGGTGTTCGCCACGGGTGGGCTCGGCGGGGTGCACCGGGAGTGGGCGGTGACCCAGGACGAGTCCGCCGACCTGGCGCTGCTCGCCCGGACGCGCATCACGGTGGTCTGCGCGGGGGTGAAGTCGATCCTGGACGTGGCGGCGACGTTGCAACGCCTGGAGACGCTGGGCGTGGCGGTGGCGGGTTACGGGACGGACCGCTTCCCCGGGTTCTACCTCACCGACTCCGGGCATCCGGTGGACTGGACGCTGCGGACGCCCGCGGAGGTCGCGGCGGTGATGCGGGCGCAGGACGCGGTCGGCGGCCCGGAGTCCGCGCTGCTCGTGGCGAACCCCGTCCCGGAGACGGCCCAACTCGATCCGGCGCTCCACGCGCGCGTACTGGCCGAGTCGTTGGAGGCGTGCACGGAACAAGGCATCACGGGCCAGGCGGTCACGCCGTTCCTCCTGGACCAGTTGATGCGACGCACGGATGGCGCGTCACTCAACGCCAATCTCGCGGCGGTACGGGGGAATGTGCGGCTGGCGGGGCGGATCGCGGGGGCTTGGGGGGAGAGGTGA
- a CDS encoding CBS domain-containing protein → MTTAGDIMHRGAQWIPAHETLDRAAQLMRQLDVGALPISDENERLCGILTDRDIVVGCVAMGHDPARVTAGDLAKGTPRWIDSGAGVDEVLQEMKGSQIRRLPVIENKRLVGMISEADLATHLDDNQLASWVESVYAKS, encoded by the coding sequence ATGACCACCGCCGGAGACATCATGCACCGCGGCGCCCAGTGGATCCCCGCACACGAGACCCTGGACCGCGCAGCCCAGCTGATGCGTCAGCTCGACGTGGGCGCGCTGCCCATCAGCGACGAGAACGAGCGGCTCTGCGGCATCCTCACCGACCGTGACATCGTCGTCGGCTGCGTGGCGATGGGGCACGACCCGGCCCGGGTGACCGCGGGCGACCTGGCCAAGGGCACGCCGCGCTGGATCGACTCGGGCGCGGGTGTCGACGAGGTCCTCCAGGAGATGAAGGGCAGCCAGATCCGCAGGCTGCCGGTCATCGAGAACAAGCGCCTCGTCGGCATGATCAGCGAGGCCGACCTCGCCACGCACCTCGACGACAACCAGCTCGCGAGCTGGGTCGAGAGCGTGTACGCGAAGAGCTGA
- a CDS encoding glycerophosphodiester phosphodiesterase family protein, with translation MYARVAAAATAALLGAGALALPSAHAADQKSVPTSSRTSTQTSVSHDGPLVVAHRGASAYAPENTFAAIDKAADMGFRWVENDVQRTKDGELVIMHDDTLKRTTNVEQLFPDRAPWKVADFTAAEIAKLDAGSWYSPKYAGQRVPTLKQYMNRVSRNHQSLVFEFKKPELYPGIEKQGLAVLRRTGWLDKHHVKSKLVIQSFSADSVKTVHKLRPDIKTGFLGTPAVADLPAYAKFSDQINSTHGSISREYVAAIHAQKGPHRKRLEIFTWTVNDAAAAQRVAGFDVDGIITNTPDVVREAVSG, from the coding sequence TTGTACGCACGCGTTGCCGCTGCCGCCACCGCCGCTCTTCTTGGAGCCGGCGCACTAGCTCTCCCCTCCGCTCACGCCGCCGACCAGAAATCGGTGCCGACGTCCTCACGGACGTCCACGCAGACGTCCGTCTCGCACGACGGGCCACTGGTCGTCGCGCACCGGGGCGCTTCCGCCTATGCGCCCGAGAACACTTTCGCAGCCATCGACAAGGCTGCTGACATGGGGTTCCGCTGGGTCGAGAACGACGTCCAGCGCACCAAGGACGGCGAGCTCGTGATCATGCACGACGACACCCTGAAGCGGACGACGAACGTCGAGCAGCTCTTCCCCGACCGCGCGCCGTGGAAGGTCGCGGACTTCACCGCGGCGGAGATCGCCAAGCTGGACGCGGGCAGCTGGTACAGCCCGAAGTACGCGGGGCAGCGGGTGCCCACGCTGAAGCAGTACATGAACCGCGTCTCGCGCAACCACCAGAGTCTCGTCTTCGAGTTCAAGAAGCCCGAGCTGTACCCGGGCATCGAGAAGCAGGGCCTGGCCGTCCTGCGCAGGACGGGCTGGCTGGACAAGCACCACGTCAAGAGCAAGCTCGTCATCCAGAGCTTCAGCGCGGACAGCGTCAAGACGGTCCACAAGCTGCGGCCCGACATCAAGACCGGCTTCCTCGGCACGCCCGCGGTCGCCGATCTGCCCGCGTACGCGAAGTTCTCCGACCAGATCAACTCGACGCACGGCTCCATCTCCCGTGAGTACGTCGCCGCGATCCACGCGCAGAAGGGGCCGCACCGCAAGCGCCTGGAGATCTTCACCTGGACCGTGAACGACGCGGCCGCCGCGCAGCGTGTGGCGGGCTTCGACGTGGACGGCATCATCACGAACACGCCCGATGTCGTGCGCGAGGCCGTCTCCGGCTGA
- a CDS encoding methylated-DNA--[protein]-cysteine S-methyltransferase, with amino-acid sequence MNATGQHEQDPAGHDDPRQVVWAVVESDIGPLLLAATDEGLATVVFHATDAVRDRALERLGSRLGSEPVEAPGSPLLAEPIRQLAAYFAGERHEFELPLDWSLISGFNRQVLHELTAVPYGAVVGYGDLARRVGQPGAAQAVGMAMGANPLPVVVPCHRVVERDGGIGEFGGGVETKRRLLALEGVLPQPLF; translated from the coding sequence ATGAACGCCACAGGGCAGCACGAGCAGGACCCGGCGGGTCACGACGACCCGCGGCAGGTGGTGTGGGCCGTCGTCGAGAGCGACATCGGTCCGCTGCTGCTCGCCGCGACCGACGAGGGGCTGGCCACCGTCGTCTTCCACGCCACGGACGCGGTGCGCGACAGGGCGCTCGAGCGGCTCGGCTCCCGGTTGGGGTCCGAGCCGGTCGAGGCGCCCGGCTCCCCGCTCCTCGCCGAGCCCATACGCCAGCTCGCCGCCTACTTCGCGGGCGAGCGGCACGAGTTCGAGCTGCCGCTCGACTGGTCGCTGATCTCCGGGTTCAACCGCCAGGTGCTGCACGAACTGACCGCCGTTCCGTACGGCGCCGTCGTGGGGTACGGGGACCTGGCCCGCCGTGTCGGCCAGCCCGGCGCGGCCCAGGCGGTCGGCATGGCGATGGGCGCCAATCCGCTGCCGGTCGTGGTGCCCTGCCACCGGGTGGTCGAGAGGGACGGCGGCATCGGCGAGTTCGGCGGCGGCGTGGAGACCAAGCGCCGGCTCCTCGCCCTGGAGGGGGTGCTGCCACAGCCGCTGTTCTGA
- a CDS encoding PfkB family carbohydrate kinase: MTSGRGGALLVVGDAITDIVARHGTPLVPGTDTAAAIRTLPGGAGANVACWAASWGCRDVRFLGRVGADSAAWHEEALTRAGVRPRLVVDSEAPTGTVICVVDGGDGGGAERTFLTDSGASLRLSVADWSPALLDGVGWLHLSGYLFFATPSRGVAEAALAAARARGVPVSVDPASAGFLAELGVERFLAAVDGVDVLLPSEGELRLLAGVADVGGLAEAAAKLSRQFPVVVVKRGAAGALAAREGEVRAEVPALPAAARDSTGAGDAFTGAFLASRLSDAGLCEALAEGCRAGARAVELVGGRPV; encoded by the coding sequence GTGACTTCGGGGCGGGGTGGGGCGCTGCTTGTCGTGGGCGATGCCATCACCGACATAGTCGCGCGCCACGGGACGCCCCTGGTCCCCGGTACGGACACGGCTGCTGCGATCCGTACCCTGCCTGGCGGCGCGGGTGCCAACGTGGCGTGCTGGGCTGCTTCTTGGGGCTGCCGCGACGTGCGGTTCCTGGGGCGGGTCGGCGCGGACTCGGCGGCGTGGCACGAGGAGGCGCTCACGCGTGCGGGGGTGCGGCCTCGGCTCGTCGTCGACTCCGAGGCGCCTACGGGGACCGTGATCTGCGTGGTCGACGGGGGTGACGGGGGTGGGGCGGAGCGGACGTTCCTGACGGACAGTGGGGCGTCGTTGCGGCTGTCGGTCGCGGACTGGTCGCCGGCGCTCCTGGACGGGGTGGGGTGGTTGCACCTGTCGGGTTACTTGTTCTTCGCGACGCCGAGCAGAGGGGTGGCCGAGGCGGCACTGGCGGCGGCACGCGCGCGTGGAGTGCCGGTGAGTGTGGATCCGGCGTCGGCGGGGTTCCTTGCGGAGCTGGGGGTGGAGCGGTTTCTGGCGGCGGTGGACGGGGTGGATGTGTTGCTGCCGAGTGAGGGGGAGTTGCGGTTGCTGGCAGGGGTGGCGGATGTAGGGGGCCTGGCGGAGGCTGCCGCGAAGTTGAGCCGTCAGTTTCCGGTGGTGGTGGTCAAGCGGGGCGCTGCGGGGGCGTTGGCGGCCCGGGAGGGTGAGGTGCGGGCCGAGGTCCCCGCGCTGCCTGCCGCGGCGCGGGACTCGACGGGGGCGGGGGACGCGTTCACGGGGGCGTTCCTTGCGTCGCGCCTGTCCGACGCGGGGCTCTGCGAGGCTTTGGCGGAGGGGTGCAGGGCGGGAGCGAGGGCGGTCGAACTGGTGGGGGGCAGGCCGGTCTAG
- a CDS encoding DUF2293 domain-containing protein codes for MAPTPLARRALLAIQPLKRRHCAECRGGPLALLVVEDSEPRCLDCADLGHLVFLPRGDTALTRRAREGSGLSAVVVRLDRRQGRYERQGVLVEEAALARAEEQCLADAEARARRRARDAARRAMEDVRFTAAFAEEIRRLFPGCPDERSLAIAEHASVRGSGRVGRSAAGRALSAVAVTAAVVAAVRHAETPYDRLLMSGVPRGEARRRIAPAVEAVLRAWQGPERRNDLAV; via the coding sequence ATGGCACCAACCCCCCTCGCCCGGAGAGCACTTCTCGCCATCCAGCCCCTCAAGCGCCGCCACTGCGCGGAGTGCCGCGGAGGCCCGCTCGCCCTTCTGGTCGTCGAGGACTCCGAGCCGCGCTGCCTGGACTGCGCCGACCTGGGGCATCTCGTCTTTCTGCCGCGCGGCGACACCGCGCTGACGCGTCGGGCCCGCGAGGGGAGCGGGCTCTCGGCGGTGGTGGTCCGCCTCGACCGGCGTCAGGGCCGTTACGAGCGGCAGGGTGTTCTCGTCGAGGAGGCGGCGCTCGCACGGGCCGAGGAGCAGTGCCTCGCGGACGCGGAGGCGCGGGCGCGCCGCCGGGCGCGGGACGCCGCGCGGCGGGCCATGGAGGACGTCCGCTTCACCGCCGCCTTCGCGGAAGAGATACGGCGGCTCTTCCCGGGGTGCCCCGATGAGCGGTCCCTGGCGATCGCCGAGCACGCGTCCGTGCGGGGCAGTGGGCGGGTGGGGCGCAGCGCGGCGGGCCGGGCGCTGTCCGCTGTCGCGGTGACGGCGGCGGTGGTGGCCGCCGTCCGGCACGCGGAGACGCCGTACGACCGCCTCCTCATGAGCGGCGTCCCCCGGGGCGAGGCGCGTCGCCGGATCGCTCCGGCGGTGGAGGCGGTGCTTCGGGCCTGGCAGGGGCCTGAGCGGAGAAATGACCTGGCGGTCTGA
- a CDS encoding MFS transporter, whose protein sequence is MTSTLDAPDIPTPEALPALRRRTTAVLVSSQILGGLGVPIGIALAPMLATEVSGTEALSGLAPTASVAGTALLSLPLAALMTSRGRRPGLVLAYLIGALGAGLVVLAAVIESFPLLLLGMAGFGAGSSANLQARFAAADLAEPDRRGRAISLVIWATTIGSVLGPNIAAPTSRAFSGTSIPESAGPFLFAAGIFAVAGLVVAVLLRPDPLLTARALAPQENHSAQSRSLRAGVAAVAASPMARLALVTVAASHTVMVSIMVMTPVDLGHHGASLQLVGLVISGHIAGMYALSPVMGWLSDRFGRLSVIGLAVGLLCCAALLAGTAGPSHGQTAAGLFVLGLGWSAGLVSGSALLTDSVPQPARAAVQGLSDLTMNTAAGIGGAAAGLIVARASYGWLNLIGVCVLLPMAALALRRAVKKAPPATT, encoded by the coding sequence GTGACTTCGACCCTCGACGCTCCTGACATACCCACGCCAGAAGCGCTGCCCGCGCTGCGCCGCCGTACGACCGCGGTGCTGGTCTCCAGTCAGATACTGGGCGGGCTCGGGGTACCGATCGGCATCGCGCTCGCCCCCATGCTCGCGACCGAGGTGAGCGGCACGGAGGCGCTGTCCGGCCTCGCGCCCACCGCGTCGGTGGCCGGGACGGCGCTGCTCTCGCTGCCGCTCGCCGCCCTGATGACATCGCGCGGACGGCGGCCCGGCCTCGTCCTCGCGTATCTGATCGGCGCACTGGGAGCGGGACTCGTGGTCCTCGCCGCCGTCATCGAGAGCTTCCCCCTGCTGCTGCTCGGCATGGCCGGCTTCGGGGCGGGCTCGTCGGCCAATCTGCAGGCCCGCTTCGCTGCGGCCGACCTGGCCGAACCCGACCGGCGCGGCCGCGCCATCTCCCTCGTCATCTGGGCCACCACGATCGGCTCGGTCCTCGGCCCGAACATCGCGGCGCCCACGAGCCGCGCCTTCTCCGGCACCTCCATACCCGAATCGGCGGGCCCTTTCCTCTTCGCCGCCGGGATCTTCGCGGTCGCCGGTCTCGTGGTGGCCGTACTGCTGCGGCCCGACCCGCTGCTCACCGCCCGCGCGCTCGCCCCGCAGGAGAACCACTCCGCACAGAGCCGCTCGCTGCGGGCCGGTGTCGCCGCCGTGGCCGCGTCCCCGATGGCCCGGCTCGCCCTGGTGACGGTGGCCGCGTCGCACACGGTGATGGTCTCGATCATGGTCATGACCCCGGTCGACCTGGGGCACCACGGGGCGAGTCTGCAACTGGTCGGCCTGGTCATCAGCGGCCACATCGCGGGCATGTACGCGCTGTCGCCCGTGATGGGCTGGCTCTCCGACCGGTTCGGACGGCTCTCCGTGATCGGCCTCGCGGTCGGGCTGCTGTGCTGCGCCGCACTGCTCGCCGGTACGGCAGGCCCCAGCCACGGCCAGACCGCCGCCGGTCTCTTCGTACTCGGCCTCGGCTGGTCCGCGGGTCTTGTCTCGGGCTCCGCGCTGCTCACCGACTCGGTGCCGCAGCCCGCCCGCGCCGCCGTGCAGGGCCTCTCGGACCTGACCATGAACACGGCGGCGGGCATCGGCGGCGCGGCGGCCGGCCTGATCGTCGCGCGGGCGAGCTACGGCTGGCTCAACCTCATCGGCGTCTGCGTGCTGCTGCCGATGGCGGCACTGGCGCTGCGCCGGGCGGTCAAGAAGGCCCCACCGGCGACAACCTGA
- a CDS encoding uridine kinase, which yields MRLEAITWDRLTDTLADRLLDLRTADASPWPRVAFDGAPAGRPGELARSVAEALRVRGRSSLVVGTEGFLRPASLRLEYGREDVETYYSGWYDTGALWREVFGPLDPGGTGRVLPDLWDARADRATRSPYVQLQPGTPLLLHGPLLLGHWFPFDLTVHTSLSPGALRRRTTESERWTLPAFERYEAETDPGAVADVVVRADDPRHPAWSG from the coding sequence GTGCGACTCGAAGCGATCACCTGGGACCGGCTCACGGACACCCTCGCCGACCGGCTGCTCGACCTGAGGACGGCGGACGCGAGCCCCTGGCCCCGCGTCGCCTTCGACGGGGCCCCGGCGGGCAGGCCCGGCGAGCTGGCCCGGAGTGTGGCCGAGGCGCTGCGGGTGCGCGGGCGGTCCTCGCTCGTCGTCGGCACGGAAGGCTTCCTGCGCCCCGCTTCCCTCCGCCTCGAATACGGACGCGAGGACGTGGAGACGTACTACAGCGGCTGGTACGACACCGGCGCACTCTGGCGCGAGGTCTTCGGGCCACTGGACCCGGGCGGCACGGGGCGGGTACTGCCCGACCTGTGGGACGCGCGGGCGGACCGCGCCACACGCAGCCCGTACGTCCAACTCCAGCCCGGAACCCCGCTGTTGCTGCACGGACCGCTGCTGCTCGGCCACTGGTTCCCCTTCGACCTGACGGTCCACACGAGCCTCTCGCCGGGCGCCCTGCGGCGACGTACGACGGAGAGCGAGCGGTGGACCCTGCCCGCTTTCGAGCGCTACGAGGCGGAGACGGATCCCGGGGCGGTGGCGGACGTGGTCGTACGAGCGGACGACCCACGACACCCGGCATGGAGCGGCTGA
- a CDS encoding methyltransferase domain-containing protein has product MTLIDGYLTGNRNRQVEGAGAGQRSEAFSLLFDPTTFRHIERLGIGPGWRCWEVGAGGTSVVSWLAKRVGPTGRVLATDADISWHTSAARPPVEVRIHDVGAEGPPGGGFDLVHARLVLGRVADRELALGSMIRALRPGGRLLIEETDPALQPLACPDEHGPAQQLANRLRAALLTQRGADLAYGRGLPRLLRAAGLRQVEADAYFPLTSPACVALETATIQQFRGALTSAGLVTDAEIAEHLSNIAAEPMDLATPPLISSWARKR; this is encoded by the coding sequence ATGACGCTCATTGACGGCTATCTGACCGGCAATCGGAATCGGCAGGTCGAGGGGGCGGGTGCGGGACAGCGCTCCGAGGCCTTCTCCTTGCTCTTCGACCCCACGACCTTCCGGCACATCGAGCGGCTCGGCATCGGGCCGGGGTGGCGCTGCTGGGAGGTCGGCGCGGGCGGCACCTCCGTCGTCTCCTGGCTGGCGAAGCGCGTCGGTCCGACGGGGCGGGTCCTCGCGACCGACGCGGACATCTCCTGGCATACGTCGGCCGCTCGACCGCCGGTCGAGGTACGCATCCACGACGTGGGGGCGGAGGGGCCGCCCGGCGGGGGCTTCGACCTTGTCCACGCGCGGCTCGTCCTCGGGCGGGTGGCGGACCGGGAGCTGGCGCTGGGCTCCATGATCCGGGCTCTGCGGCCCGGGGGGCGGCTGCTGATCGAGGAGACGGACCCCGCGCTGCAGCCGCTGGCCTGTCCCGACGAGCACGGGCCTGCGCAGCAGCTGGCGAACCGTCTGCGGGCCGCGCTGCTCACCCAGCGCGGGGCCGACCTCGCGTACGGGCGCGGACTGCCCCGGCTGCTGCGCGCGGCGGGCCTGCGGCAGGTGGAGGCCGACGCGTACTTTCCCCTGACCTCGCCCGCCTGCGTGGCCCTGGAGACGGCCACGATCCAGCAGTTCCGCGGGGCTCTGACGTCCGCGGGCCTGGTCACGGACGCGGAGATCGCCGAGCACCTGTCGAACATCGCCGCGGAGCCGATGGACCTCGCGACGCCTCCCTTGATCTCATCGTGGGCCCGCAAGCGGTAG
- the corA gene encoding magnesium/cobalt transporter CorA encodes MSMAGNLRKVGNLRKAGGLRKVARVAQFVRRHKRVDLSHPARSPLGSAVVKCVTYRKGVRQEDGRGLVEEVERVRKSGDGFVWLGLHEPTEEEFAGIAELFDLHPLAVEDAVHAHQRPKVERYDETLFAVFKTVCYVEHAELTATSEVVDTGEIMVFVGKEFVITVRHGRHGSLGPLREELESAPEQLAQGPAAVLHALADHVVDDYLDVTDAVQADIDQVEMDVFSKEGERADPGRIYQLKRELLELKRAVVPLGRPLQTLSTQPMRVIAPEIQAYFRDVDDHLKRVTEQIAAFDELLNSILQAHLAQVTVAQNEDMRKITAWAAVIAVPTMVCGMYGMNFDHMPELHWKYGYGMVVGLIAATCFALYRGFRRNGWL; translated from the coding sequence ATGTCGATGGCAGGCAACCTGCGAAAGGTAGGGAACCTCCGCAAGGCAGGCGGCCTGCGGAAAGTCGCGCGGGTCGCCCAGTTCGTACGGAGGCACAAGCGTGTCGACCTGAGCCACCCCGCCCGCTCCCCCCTGGGCTCGGCGGTGGTCAAGTGCGTGACGTACCGGAAGGGCGTGCGCCAAGAGGACGGCCGCGGCCTCGTCGAGGAGGTCGAGCGCGTCCGCAAGAGTGGTGACGGGTTCGTCTGGCTCGGGCTGCACGAGCCGACGGAAGAGGAGTTCGCGGGTATCGCCGAGCTCTTCGACCTGCACCCGCTCGCCGTGGAGGACGCGGTCCACGCCCACCAGCGGCCGAAGGTGGAGCGGTATGACGAGACGCTGTTCGCCGTGTTCAAGACCGTTTGCTACGTGGAGCATGCCGAACTCACCGCGACCAGCGAGGTGGTGGACACCGGCGAGATCATGGTCTTCGTCGGCAAGGAGTTCGTGATCACCGTGCGGCACGGACGTCACGGCTCGCTCGGCCCGCTCCGTGAGGAGCTCGAATCGGCGCCCGAGCAGCTCGCCCAGGGCCCCGCGGCGGTCCTGCACGCGCTCGCCGACCACGTCGTGGACGACTATCTCGACGTGACGGACGCGGTGCAGGCCGACATAGACCAGGTGGAGATGGACGTGTTCTCCAAGGAGGGAGAGCGCGCCGACCCCGGCCGCATCTATCAGCTCAAGCGTGAACTCCTCGAACTGAAGCGGGCCGTGGTGCCGCTCGGCCGCCCCCTGCAGACCCTCTCCACCCAGCCGATGCGGGTGATCGCCCCGGAGATACAGGCCTACTTCCGGGACGTCGACGACCACCTCAAGCGGGTCACGGAGCAGATCGCCGCCTTCGACGAGCTGTTGAACTCCATCCTCCAGGCCCATCTCGCACAGGTGACGGTCGCGCAGAACGAGGACATGCGGAAGATCACCGCCTGGGCCGCCGTGATCGCCGTGCCGACGATGGTCTGCGGCATGTACGGGATGAACTTCGACCACATGCCCGAACTGCACTGGAAGTACGGCTATGGAATGGTGGTCGGCTTGATCGCCGCCACCTGTTTCGCGCTCTACCGCGGCTTCCGGCGCAACGGCTGGCTCTAG
- a CDS encoding VOC family protein, with protein MTDNTTRLDHVVLWVRDPVAAADFYEKVLGLEPLRVAEFTAGTISFPSVRLNEETIFDLAPLTLAERMNVVPDADKSAGHPVNHVCLALAETDFDALRARLEERGTPVSDIGRDAFGARGKARRSFYFRDPDGNIFEARHYGEER; from the coding sequence ATGACGGACAACACGACACGGCTCGACCACGTCGTCCTGTGGGTGCGCGACCCCGTGGCGGCAGCCGACTTCTACGAGAAGGTGCTCGGTCTCGAACCCCTGCGCGTCGCCGAGTTCACGGCGGGCACCATCTCGTTCCCCTCCGTACGGCTCAACGAAGAGACCATCTTCGACCTCGCCCCGCTCACCCTCGCCGAGCGCATGAACGTCGTGCCGGACGCGGACAAGAGCGCCGGCCACCCGGTCAACCACGTCTGCCTCGCCTTGGCGGAGACCGACTTCGATGCGTTGCGCGCCCGTCTGGAGGAGCGCGGGACGCCGGTGTCGGACATCGGACGCGACGCGTTCGGCGCCCGCGGCAAGGCTCGCCGCAGCTTCTACTTCCGCGACCCGGACGGGAACATCTTCGAAGCGCGCCACTACGGAGAGGAGCGGTAG
- a CDS encoding cupin domain-containing protein, which translates to MTTNDQAVASFAVHIPDVDLEAEPLDSEQIVSGTPEVTGKVLWESADGKQLRGIWQITPGVVTDTEANELFVVVSGRATIEVEGGDVIDVGPGDAAVLREGDRTTWTVHETLRKAYHITLA; encoded by the coding sequence ATGACCACGAATGATCAAGCCGTCGCCTCCTTTGCCGTGCACATTCCGGATGTCGACCTGGAGGCAGAGCCCCTGGATTCCGAACAGATCGTCTCCGGCACCCCGGAGGTCACCGGCAAGGTCCTGTGGGAGTCCGCCGACGGCAAGCAGCTGCGCGGCATCTGGCAGATCACACCCGGCGTGGTCACCGACACCGAGGCGAACGAACTCTTCGTCGTCGTCAGCGGCCGCGCCACCATCGAGGTGGAGGGCGGTGACGTGATCGACGTCGGCCCCGGAGACGCGGCCGTCCTGCGCGAGGGCGACCGTACGACGTGGACCGTGCACGAGACGTTGCGCAAGGCGTACCACATCACGCTCGCCTGA